From the Xyrauchen texanus isolate HMW12.3.18 chromosome 49, RBS_HiC_50CHRs, whole genome shotgun sequence genome, one window contains:
- the ccdc77 gene encoding coiled-coil domain-containing protein 77: MMDSPPTKDHKRKSPERREPLESPLPSISERLAYLRPSRELLEFYRQKVAQFDGEHDDLLQMLEKYRGTAEEQHKLQWEVRQREEEITELQKALSDMQVYLFQEREQALRLYAENDRLKIRELEDRKKIQHLLALVGPDPGEITYFHREPPHKVTVPQKKIQPRSQDESKVAKPRPVSVRGTSRKSSKDVEDTTSSEQYKRDNQTLLLQVEALQAQMEEQTRLAKEQVEALLEDRRIHLEERQVQHQRDQERITALTDKLQRTQNLLYESTRDFLQLKFESRAHEKGWMVEKDRLLRELDTCQERLREARDYPEQHPQSTDVLFLTQPSHESSQTHREEIRALQEELIQSHKLADMYREQCVTLETELSQIREEGDVGREIFKERSDKMANRLQLMTQRYEALEKRRAMEVEGFKTDIKHLRQKVKDVEKHLFKVTLNVGPNQDLAILHEVRQTNSRTKKVQDELKTLKAKIYKLENDLRFS; this comes from the exons TCCTGAACGCCGGGAGCCGCTGGAGTCTCCGCTGCCCTCCATCTCAGAGCGTCTGGCATACCTGCGACCGTCCCGAGAGCTGCTGGAGTTCTACAGGCAGAAGGTGGCACAGTTTGACGGAGAACACGACGATCTGCTGCAGATGCTGGAGAAATACAGGGGCACTGCCGAGGAACAG CATAAGTTGCAATGGGAGGTGCGTCAGCGTGAAGAGGAGATCACAGAGCTCCAGAAAGCCCTCAGTGATATGCAGGTGTATCTGTTCCAGGAGAGAGAGCAGGCGCTGCGACTGTACGCTGAGAACGACCGCCTCAAAATCAG AGAGCTGGAGGACCGGAAAAAGATCCAGCATCTTTTAGCACTAGTCGGTCCAGATCCTGGCGAGATCACCTATTTTCACCGCGAACCTCCACACAAG GTCACTGTTCCTCAAAAGAAGATCCAGCCGAGGTCCCAGGACGAATCCAAGGTGGCAAAACCAAGGCCTGTATCAGTGAGAG GAACAAGCAGGAAGTCGTCCAAAGATGTAGAAGATACCACTAGTTCAGAGCAGTACAAGAGAGACAATCAGACCTTACTGCTACAG GTGGAGGCGCTGCAGGCTCAAATGGAGGAACAGACGCGGCTGGCTAAAGAGCAGGTGGAGGCGCTGCTGGAAGACCGACGCATACACCTGGAGGAGAGGCAGGTGCAGCACCAGAGGGACCAGGAGAGAATCACAGCCCTCACTGACAA ACTCCAGCGCACACAGAATCTTCTATACGAGAGCACGAGGGATTTCCTGCAGCTGAAGTTTGAAAGTCGAGCTCATGAGAAGGGTTGGATGGTGGAGAAGGACCGGCTGCTGAGAGAGCTGGACACCTGTCAGGAGAGACTCAGAGAGGCGCGCGATTACCCTGAGCAGCATCCCCAATCCACAGAcgttctgtttctcacacagcCCAGCCACGAGTCCAGCCAGACCCACCGGGAGGAGATCAGG GCTTTGCAAGAGGAACTGATACAGTCTCATAAACTGGCCGACATGTACCGAGAGCAGTGTGTGACTCTAGAGACAGAACTGTCTCAGATCAGAGAAGAGGGTGATGTGGGCAGAGAGATCTTCAAA gaaCGCTCTGATAAGATGGCCAATCGTCTACAGTTGATGACTCAACGTTATGAAGCCCTGGAGAAGAGACGGGCCATGGAGGTGGAGGGATTCAAGACCGACATCAAACACCTACGACAGAAAGTCAAAGATGTGGAGAAACATCTCTTCAAA GTGACACTTAACGTGGGTCCTAATCAGGACTTGGCCATTCTCCATGAAGTGCGACAGACCAACAGCCGCACAAAAAAAGTCCAGGACGAGCTGAAGACCCTGAAGGCAAAAATCTACAAACTGGAGAATGATCTGAGATTCAGCTGA